A window from Chroicocephalus ridibundus chromosome 11, bChrRid1.1, whole genome shotgun sequence encodes these proteins:
- the MATR3 gene encoding matrin-3 isoform X2 encodes MSKSFQQSSLSRDSQGHGRDLSAGIGLLAAATQSLNMPASLGRMNQGTARLASLMNLGMSSSLNQQGSHSALSSGSTSSHNLQSIFNIGSRGPLPLSSQHRGDADQATNILASFGLSARDLDELSRYPEDKITPENLPQILLQLKRRRAEEGYGRDGRSSTREPPYRVPRDDWEEKRHFRRDSFDDRGPSLNPVVDYDHGSRSQESGYYDRMDYEDDRLRDGERCRDESFYGETSHNYHKFDSEYDRMGRGPGPERSLFEKKRGAPPNSNIEDFHGFLPKGYPHLCSICDMPVHSNKEWNHHINGATHSRRCQLLLEIYPEWNPDSDSGHGMGDPFMLQQSTNPAPGILGPPPPPFHLGGPPVGPRGAGNGNMQGPRHMQKGRVETSRVVHIMDFQRGKNLRYQLLQLVEPFGIITNHLILNKINEAFIEMSTTEDAQAAVEYYSTTPALVFGKPVRVHLSQKYKRIKKPEGKPDQKTEPPKPELGRVIHLSNLPHSGYSDNAVLKLAEPYGKIKNYILMRMKSQAFIEMETREDALAMVEHCANKALWFQGRCVKVDLSEKYKKLVLRIPNKGVELLKKDKTRKRTYSPDSKDSPSDKKSKPDATQKPESGSVEDKAKEEKQDDAAEPSGAKSGEQADQDEPSLLLESEDELLVDEEEAAALLESGSSAGDDADVANLADVTTEEKKDTTDEVTIKTEGNVVANPATKKKLKKRYVGGFPRSMEGFVTLDEVGDEEDSDHQKLRKSGLAVKSAAKNDDSLAEIKVDKIEEPEQENETLENGTKTEDNLKAETVEASDTATAQDTEKNAHENTDTQDEQEAKSVQEKSLVPDEFRIGPYQPNVPVENSG; translated from the exons ATGTCCAAGTCATTCCAGCAGTCATCTCTGAGTAGGGATTCACAAGGTCATGGGCGTGACCTCTCTGCAGGAATAGGCCTTCTTGCTGCTGCTACCCAGTCTTTAAATATGCCAGCATCTCTTGGAAGGATGAACCAGGGTACTGCACGCCTTGCTAGCTTAATGAATCTTGGAATGAGTTCTTCATTGAACCAACAAGGATCTCATAGTGCACTGTCTTCTGGTAGTACCTCTTCCCATAATTTGCAGTCTATATTTAACATTGGAAGTAGAGGTCCGCTCCCTTTGTCTTCTCAGCACCGTGGAGATGCAGACCAGGCCACTAACATTTTGGCCAGCTTTGGTCTGTCTGCTAGAGACTTAGATGAACTGAGTCGCTATCCCGAGGACAAGATTACTCCTGAAAACTTGCCTCAGATCCTTCTACAACTTAAAAGGAGGAGAGCTGAAGAAGGTTATGGTAGAGATGGCAGATCATCCACACGGGAACCACCGTACAGAGTACCTAGGGATGattgggaagaaaaaaggcattttagaaGAGATAGCTTTGATGATCGTGGTCCTAGTCTCAACCCAGTGGTTGACTATGACCATGGAAGTCGTTCTCAAGAATCTGGTTATTATGACAGAATGGATTATGAAGATGACAGATTAAGAGATGGAGAAAGGTGTAGGGATGAATCTTTTTATGGTGAGACTTCGCATAACTATCATAAATTTGACAGTGAGTATGACAGAATGGGTCGTGGTCCTGGTCCCGAGAGATCTCTCTTTGAGAAAAAGAGAGGTGCTCCTCCAAATAGCAATATTGAAGACTTCCATGGATTCTTACCGAAGGGTTATCCCCATCTGTGCTCTATATGTGATATGCCAGTTCATTCTAATAAG GAGTGGAACCATCATATCAATGGAGCGACTCACAGCCGACGTTGTCAGCTGCTGCTTGAAAT atacCCAGAATGGAATCCTGACAGTGATTCAGGACATGGAAT GGGTGATCCCTTTATGTTGCAGCAATCCACAAACCCTGCACCAGGAATTCTgggaccaccaccacctccatTCCACCTTGGAGGACCTCCAGTTGGGCCAAGAG gaGCTGGAAATGGAAATATGCAGGGACCGAGACACATGCAAAAGGGCAGAGTG GAAACAAGCAGAGTTGTTCACATCATGGATTTCCAGAGGGGAAAGAACTTGAGATATCAGCTGCTTCAGCTTGTTGAACCGTTTGGAATAATTACAAATCACCTGATTCTCAACAAAATCAATGAG GCGTTTATCGAAATGTCGACCACTGAAGATGCCCAGGCTGCAGTGGAATACTATTCAACAACACCTGCGCTGGTGTTTGGTAAACCGGTCAGAGTCCACTTGtcacagaaatacaaaagaataaag AAACCCGAGGGTAAACCTGACCAAAAAACTGAGCCACCAAAACCAGAACTTGGTCGTGTGATTCACCTCAGCAATTTACCACATTCGGGATACTCTGACAACGCAGTTCTCAAGCTGGCTGAACCGTATGGAAAAATTAAGAACTACATACTCATGAGAATGAAAAGCCAG GCTTTCATTGAGATGGAGACCAGAGAAGATGCTTTAGCTATGGTCGAGCATTGTGCCAACAAAGCGCTTTGGTTCCAAGGCAGGTGTGTGAAAGTGGATTTatctgaaaaatacaagaaactGGTGTTAAGG attccAAACAAAGGAGTTGAACTGCTGAAGAAGGATAAAACTAG AAAGAGAACATACTCTCCAGACAGCAAAGATTCTCCAAGTGATAAGAAGTCTAAACCAGATGCTACTCAGAAACCTGAAAGTGGCAGTGTAGAAGATAAAGCGAAAGAGGAGAAACAAGATGATGCTGCTGAGCCATCAGGCGCTAAAAGTGGTGAGCAGGCAGACCAAGACGAGCCCAGTTTACTCCTGGAATCTGAAGATGAGCTGCTAGTGgatgaggaggaagcagcagcactgtTAGAAAGCGGCAGCTCGGCAGGAGATGATGCAGATGTTGCCAATTTAGCCGATGTGactactgaagagaaaaaggacacaACTGATGAAGTGACCATAAAAACCGAGGGGAATGTTGTGGCCAATccagcaacaaagaaaaagcttaaaaag CGATACGTGGGTGGCTTTCCGCGGAGCATGGAAGGTTTTGTCACTCTAGATGAGGTTGGTGATGAAGAAGACTCGGATCATCAAAAACTCCGCAAGTCGGGTTTGGCAGTAAAATCTGCTGCCAAAAACGATGATAGTTTGGCAGAAATCAAAGTAGACAAGATTGAGGAGCCGGAGCAGGAAAATGAAACATTAGAAAATGGAACCAAAACCGAAGATAATTTGAAGGCTGAAACTGTAGAAGCCTCTGATACCGCAACAGCACAGGATACTGAGAAAAATGCCCATGAAAATACGGACACCCAGGATGAGCAGGAAGCAAAGAGTGTCCAAGAGAAATCTCTTGTTCCCGATGAGTTTAGGATTGGGCCATACCAGCCAAACGTTCCTGTTG aaaattcTGGATAA
- the MATR3 gene encoding matrin-3 isoform X3: MSGGRAAGRRPWGSRESREWNHHINGATHSRRCQLLLEIYPEWNPDSDSGHGMGDPFMLQQSTNPAPGILGPPPPPFHLGGPPVGPRGAGNGNMQGPRHMQKGRVETSRVVHIMDFQRGKNLRYQLLQLVEPFGIITNHLILNKINEAFIEMSTTEDAQAAVEYYSTTPALVFGKPVRVHLSQKYKRIKKPEGKPDQKTEPPKPELGRVIHLSNLPHSGYSDNAVLKLAEPYGKIKNYILMRMKSQAFIEMETREDALAMVEHCANKALWFQGRCVKVDLSEKYKKLVLRIPNKGVELLKKDKTRKRTYSPDSKDSPSDKKSKPDATQKPESGSVEDKAKEEKQDDAAEPSGAKSGEQADQDEPSLLLESEDELLVDEEEAAALLESGSSAGDDADVANLADVTTEEKKDTTDEVTIKTEGNVVANPATKKKLKKRYVGGFPRSMEGFVTLDEVGDEEDSDHQKLRKSGLAVKSAAKNDDSLAEIKVDKIEEPEQENETLENGTKTEDNLKAETVEASDTATAQDTEKNAHENTDTQDEQEAKSVQEKSLVPDEFRIGPYQPNVPVGVNYVVPKTGFYCKLCSLFYTNEDVAKKTHCSSLPHYQKLKKILDKMAEDHRQKKEA, from the exons AtgagcggcgggcgggcggcgggccggcGGCCGTGGGGTTCTCGCGAGAGCAGG GAGTGGAACCATCATATCAATGGAGCGACTCACAGCCGACGTTGTCAGCTGCTGCTTGAAAT atacCCAGAATGGAATCCTGACAGTGATTCAGGACATGGAAT GGGTGATCCCTTTATGTTGCAGCAATCCACAAACCCTGCACCAGGAATTCTgggaccaccaccacctccatTCCACCTTGGAGGACCTCCAGTTGGGCCAAGAG gaGCTGGAAATGGAAATATGCAGGGACCGAGACACATGCAAAAGGGCAGAGTG GAAACAAGCAGAGTTGTTCACATCATGGATTTCCAGAGGGGAAAGAACTTGAGATATCAGCTGCTTCAGCTTGTTGAACCGTTTGGAATAATTACAAATCACCTGATTCTCAACAAAATCAATGAG GCGTTTATCGAAATGTCGACCACTGAAGATGCCCAGGCTGCAGTGGAATACTATTCAACAACACCTGCGCTGGTGTTTGGTAAACCGGTCAGAGTCCACTTGtcacagaaatacaaaagaataaag AAACCCGAGGGTAAACCTGACCAAAAAACTGAGCCACCAAAACCAGAACTTGGTCGTGTGATTCACCTCAGCAATTTACCACATTCGGGATACTCTGACAACGCAGTTCTCAAGCTGGCTGAACCGTATGGAAAAATTAAGAACTACATACTCATGAGAATGAAAAGCCAG GCTTTCATTGAGATGGAGACCAGAGAAGATGCTTTAGCTATGGTCGAGCATTGTGCCAACAAAGCGCTTTGGTTCCAAGGCAGGTGTGTGAAAGTGGATTTatctgaaaaatacaagaaactGGTGTTAAGG attccAAACAAAGGAGTTGAACTGCTGAAGAAGGATAAAACTAG AAAGAGAACATACTCTCCAGACAGCAAAGATTCTCCAAGTGATAAGAAGTCTAAACCAGATGCTACTCAGAAACCTGAAAGTGGCAGTGTAGAAGATAAAGCGAAAGAGGAGAAACAAGATGATGCTGCTGAGCCATCAGGCGCTAAAAGTGGTGAGCAGGCAGACCAAGACGAGCCCAGTTTACTCCTGGAATCTGAAGATGAGCTGCTAGTGgatgaggaggaagcagcagcactgtTAGAAAGCGGCAGCTCGGCAGGAGATGATGCAGATGTTGCCAATTTAGCCGATGTGactactgaagagaaaaaggacacaACTGATGAAGTGACCATAAAAACCGAGGGGAATGTTGTGGCCAATccagcaacaaagaaaaagcttaaaaag CGATACGTGGGTGGCTTTCCGCGGAGCATGGAAGGTTTTGTCACTCTAGATGAGGTTGGTGATGAAGAAGACTCGGATCATCAAAAACTCCGCAAGTCGGGTTTGGCAGTAAAATCTGCTGCCAAAAACGATGATAGTTTGGCAGAAATCAAAGTAGACAAGATTGAGGAGCCGGAGCAGGAAAATGAAACATTAGAAAATGGAACCAAAACCGAAGATAATTTGAAGGCTGAAACTGTAGAAGCCTCTGATACCGCAACAGCACAGGATACTGAGAAAAATGCCCATGAAAATACGGACACCCAGGATGAGCAGGAAGCAAAGAGTGTCCAAGAGAAATCTCTTGTTCCCGATGAGTTTAGGATTGGGCCATACCAGCCAAACGTTCCTGTTG GTGTGAATTATGTGGTACCCAAAACAGGGTTTTATTGCAAATTGTGTTCCCTGTTCTACACAAATGAAGATGTTGCAAAAAAGACCCATTGCAGCAGCCTTCCTCATTATCAAAAGTTGAAG aaaattcTGGATAAAATGGCAGAAGACCACAGGCAAAAGAAAGAAGCttaa
- the MATR3 gene encoding matrin-3 isoform X1, translated as MSKSFQQSSLSRDSQGHGRDLSAGIGLLAAATQSLNMPASLGRMNQGTARLASLMNLGMSSSLNQQGSHSALSSGSTSSHNLQSIFNIGSRGPLPLSSQHRGDADQATNILASFGLSARDLDELSRYPEDKITPENLPQILLQLKRRRAEEGYGRDGRSSTREPPYRVPRDDWEEKRHFRRDSFDDRGPSLNPVVDYDHGSRSQESGYYDRMDYEDDRLRDGERCRDESFYGETSHNYHKFDSEYDRMGRGPGPERSLFEKKRGAPPNSNIEDFHGFLPKGYPHLCSICDMPVHSNKEWNHHINGATHSRRCQLLLEIYPEWNPDSDSGHGMGDPFMLQQSTNPAPGILGPPPPPFHLGGPPVGPRGAGNGNMQGPRHMQKGRVETSRVVHIMDFQRGKNLRYQLLQLVEPFGIITNHLILNKINEAFIEMSTTEDAQAAVEYYSTTPALVFGKPVRVHLSQKYKRIKKPEGKPDQKTEPPKPELGRVIHLSNLPHSGYSDNAVLKLAEPYGKIKNYILMRMKSQAFIEMETREDALAMVEHCANKALWFQGRCVKVDLSEKYKKLVLRIPNKGVELLKKDKTRKRTYSPDSKDSPSDKKSKPDATQKPESGSVEDKAKEEKQDDAAEPSGAKSGEQADQDEPSLLLESEDELLVDEEEAAALLESGSSAGDDADVANLADVTTEEKKDTTDEVTIKTEGNVVANPATKKKLKKRYVGGFPRSMEGFVTLDEVGDEEDSDHQKLRKSGLAVKSAAKNDDSLAEIKVDKIEEPEQENETLENGTKTEDNLKAETVEASDTATAQDTEKNAHENTDTQDEQEAKSVQEKSLVPDEFRIGPYQPNVPVGVNYVVPKTGFYCKLCSLFYTNEDVAKKTHCSSLPHYQKLKKILDKMAEDHRQKKEA; from the exons ATGTCCAAGTCATTCCAGCAGTCATCTCTGAGTAGGGATTCACAAGGTCATGGGCGTGACCTCTCTGCAGGAATAGGCCTTCTTGCTGCTGCTACCCAGTCTTTAAATATGCCAGCATCTCTTGGAAGGATGAACCAGGGTACTGCACGCCTTGCTAGCTTAATGAATCTTGGAATGAGTTCTTCATTGAACCAACAAGGATCTCATAGTGCACTGTCTTCTGGTAGTACCTCTTCCCATAATTTGCAGTCTATATTTAACATTGGAAGTAGAGGTCCGCTCCCTTTGTCTTCTCAGCACCGTGGAGATGCAGACCAGGCCACTAACATTTTGGCCAGCTTTGGTCTGTCTGCTAGAGACTTAGATGAACTGAGTCGCTATCCCGAGGACAAGATTACTCCTGAAAACTTGCCTCAGATCCTTCTACAACTTAAAAGGAGGAGAGCTGAAGAAGGTTATGGTAGAGATGGCAGATCATCCACACGGGAACCACCGTACAGAGTACCTAGGGATGattgggaagaaaaaaggcattttagaaGAGATAGCTTTGATGATCGTGGTCCTAGTCTCAACCCAGTGGTTGACTATGACCATGGAAGTCGTTCTCAAGAATCTGGTTATTATGACAGAATGGATTATGAAGATGACAGATTAAGAGATGGAGAAAGGTGTAGGGATGAATCTTTTTATGGTGAGACTTCGCATAACTATCATAAATTTGACAGTGAGTATGACAGAATGGGTCGTGGTCCTGGTCCCGAGAGATCTCTCTTTGAGAAAAAGAGAGGTGCTCCTCCAAATAGCAATATTGAAGACTTCCATGGATTCTTACCGAAGGGTTATCCCCATCTGTGCTCTATATGTGATATGCCAGTTCATTCTAATAAG GAGTGGAACCATCATATCAATGGAGCGACTCACAGCCGACGTTGTCAGCTGCTGCTTGAAAT atacCCAGAATGGAATCCTGACAGTGATTCAGGACATGGAAT GGGTGATCCCTTTATGTTGCAGCAATCCACAAACCCTGCACCAGGAATTCTgggaccaccaccacctccatTCCACCTTGGAGGACCTCCAGTTGGGCCAAGAG gaGCTGGAAATGGAAATATGCAGGGACCGAGACACATGCAAAAGGGCAGAGTG GAAACAAGCAGAGTTGTTCACATCATGGATTTCCAGAGGGGAAAGAACTTGAGATATCAGCTGCTTCAGCTTGTTGAACCGTTTGGAATAATTACAAATCACCTGATTCTCAACAAAATCAATGAG GCGTTTATCGAAATGTCGACCACTGAAGATGCCCAGGCTGCAGTGGAATACTATTCAACAACACCTGCGCTGGTGTTTGGTAAACCGGTCAGAGTCCACTTGtcacagaaatacaaaagaataaag AAACCCGAGGGTAAACCTGACCAAAAAACTGAGCCACCAAAACCAGAACTTGGTCGTGTGATTCACCTCAGCAATTTACCACATTCGGGATACTCTGACAACGCAGTTCTCAAGCTGGCTGAACCGTATGGAAAAATTAAGAACTACATACTCATGAGAATGAAAAGCCAG GCTTTCATTGAGATGGAGACCAGAGAAGATGCTTTAGCTATGGTCGAGCATTGTGCCAACAAAGCGCTTTGGTTCCAAGGCAGGTGTGTGAAAGTGGATTTatctgaaaaatacaagaaactGGTGTTAAGG attccAAACAAAGGAGTTGAACTGCTGAAGAAGGATAAAACTAG AAAGAGAACATACTCTCCAGACAGCAAAGATTCTCCAAGTGATAAGAAGTCTAAACCAGATGCTACTCAGAAACCTGAAAGTGGCAGTGTAGAAGATAAAGCGAAAGAGGAGAAACAAGATGATGCTGCTGAGCCATCAGGCGCTAAAAGTGGTGAGCAGGCAGACCAAGACGAGCCCAGTTTACTCCTGGAATCTGAAGATGAGCTGCTAGTGgatgaggaggaagcagcagcactgtTAGAAAGCGGCAGCTCGGCAGGAGATGATGCAGATGTTGCCAATTTAGCCGATGTGactactgaagagaaaaaggacacaACTGATGAAGTGACCATAAAAACCGAGGGGAATGTTGTGGCCAATccagcaacaaagaaaaagcttaaaaag CGATACGTGGGTGGCTTTCCGCGGAGCATGGAAGGTTTTGTCACTCTAGATGAGGTTGGTGATGAAGAAGACTCGGATCATCAAAAACTCCGCAAGTCGGGTTTGGCAGTAAAATCTGCTGCCAAAAACGATGATAGTTTGGCAGAAATCAAAGTAGACAAGATTGAGGAGCCGGAGCAGGAAAATGAAACATTAGAAAATGGAACCAAAACCGAAGATAATTTGAAGGCTGAAACTGTAGAAGCCTCTGATACCGCAACAGCACAGGATACTGAGAAAAATGCCCATGAAAATACGGACACCCAGGATGAGCAGGAAGCAAAGAGTGTCCAAGAGAAATCTCTTGTTCCCGATGAGTTTAGGATTGGGCCATACCAGCCAAACGTTCCTGTTG GTGTGAATTATGTGGTACCCAAAACAGGGTTTTATTGCAAATTGTGTTCCCTGTTCTACACAAATGAAGATGTTGCAAAAAAGACCCATTGCAGCAGCCTTCCTCATTATCAAAAGTTGAAG aaaattcTGGATAAAATGGCAGAAGACCACAGGCAAAAGAAAGAAGCttaa
- the MATR3 gene encoding matrin-3 isoform X4 — protein MGDPFMLQQSTNPAPGILGPPPPPFHLGGPPVGPRGAGNGNMQGPRHMQKGRVETSRVVHIMDFQRGKNLRYQLLQLVEPFGIITNHLILNKINEAFIEMSTTEDAQAAVEYYSTTPALVFGKPVRVHLSQKYKRIKKPEGKPDQKTEPPKPELGRVIHLSNLPHSGYSDNAVLKLAEPYGKIKNYILMRMKSQAFIEMETREDALAMVEHCANKALWFQGRCVKVDLSEKYKKLVLRIPNKGVELLKKDKTRKRTYSPDSKDSPSDKKSKPDATQKPESGSVEDKAKEEKQDDAAEPSGAKSGEQADQDEPSLLLESEDELLVDEEEAAALLESGSSAGDDADVANLADVTTEEKKDTTDEVTIKTEGNVVANPATKKKLKKRYVGGFPRSMEGFVTLDEVGDEEDSDHQKLRKSGLAVKSAAKNDDSLAEIKVDKIEEPEQENETLENGTKTEDNLKAETVEASDTATAQDTEKNAHENTDTQDEQEAKSVQEKSLVPDEFRIGPYQPNVPVGVNYVVPKTGFYCKLCSLFYTNEDVAKKTHCSSLPHYQKLKKILDKMAEDHRQKKEA, from the exons AT GGGTGATCCCTTTATGTTGCAGCAATCCACAAACCCTGCACCAGGAATTCTgggaccaccaccacctccatTCCACCTTGGAGGACCTCCAGTTGGGCCAAGAG gaGCTGGAAATGGAAATATGCAGGGACCGAGACACATGCAAAAGGGCAGAGTG GAAACAAGCAGAGTTGTTCACATCATGGATTTCCAGAGGGGAAAGAACTTGAGATATCAGCTGCTTCAGCTTGTTGAACCGTTTGGAATAATTACAAATCACCTGATTCTCAACAAAATCAATGAG GCGTTTATCGAAATGTCGACCACTGAAGATGCCCAGGCTGCAGTGGAATACTATTCAACAACACCTGCGCTGGTGTTTGGTAAACCGGTCAGAGTCCACTTGtcacagaaatacaaaagaataaag AAACCCGAGGGTAAACCTGACCAAAAAACTGAGCCACCAAAACCAGAACTTGGTCGTGTGATTCACCTCAGCAATTTACCACATTCGGGATACTCTGACAACGCAGTTCTCAAGCTGGCTGAACCGTATGGAAAAATTAAGAACTACATACTCATGAGAATGAAAAGCCAG GCTTTCATTGAGATGGAGACCAGAGAAGATGCTTTAGCTATGGTCGAGCATTGTGCCAACAAAGCGCTTTGGTTCCAAGGCAGGTGTGTGAAAGTGGATTTatctgaaaaatacaagaaactGGTGTTAAGG attccAAACAAAGGAGTTGAACTGCTGAAGAAGGATAAAACTAG AAAGAGAACATACTCTCCAGACAGCAAAGATTCTCCAAGTGATAAGAAGTCTAAACCAGATGCTACTCAGAAACCTGAAAGTGGCAGTGTAGAAGATAAAGCGAAAGAGGAGAAACAAGATGATGCTGCTGAGCCATCAGGCGCTAAAAGTGGTGAGCAGGCAGACCAAGACGAGCCCAGTTTACTCCTGGAATCTGAAGATGAGCTGCTAGTGgatgaggaggaagcagcagcactgtTAGAAAGCGGCAGCTCGGCAGGAGATGATGCAGATGTTGCCAATTTAGCCGATGTGactactgaagagaaaaaggacacaACTGATGAAGTGACCATAAAAACCGAGGGGAATGTTGTGGCCAATccagcaacaaagaaaaagcttaaaaag CGATACGTGGGTGGCTTTCCGCGGAGCATGGAAGGTTTTGTCACTCTAGATGAGGTTGGTGATGAAGAAGACTCGGATCATCAAAAACTCCGCAAGTCGGGTTTGGCAGTAAAATCTGCTGCCAAAAACGATGATAGTTTGGCAGAAATCAAAGTAGACAAGATTGAGGAGCCGGAGCAGGAAAATGAAACATTAGAAAATGGAACCAAAACCGAAGATAATTTGAAGGCTGAAACTGTAGAAGCCTCTGATACCGCAACAGCACAGGATACTGAGAAAAATGCCCATGAAAATACGGACACCCAGGATGAGCAGGAAGCAAAGAGTGTCCAAGAGAAATCTCTTGTTCCCGATGAGTTTAGGATTGGGCCATACCAGCCAAACGTTCCTGTTG GTGTGAATTATGTGGTACCCAAAACAGGGTTTTATTGCAAATTGTGTTCCCTGTTCTACACAAATGAAGATGTTGCAAAAAAGACCCATTGCAGCAGCCTTCCTCATTATCAAAAGTTGAAG aaaattcTGGATAAAATGGCAGAAGACCACAGGCAAAAGAAAGAAGCttaa